The nucleotide sequence ctttttctaatggggaggtggaggattcgGTAGTTTATGTCAGGAGGAATGAAAAGAGGTGGTTTACAGACTCGACTTTTTAGTCTTCAACACTCGGGTCTCAGCAACGCAAAAATTTTTGGTGCGCAGTGTTTTTGCTCGATTGGGACTGTCCGTTCTCTTGGCGCCGCGGAAAATGGAAATCGGACGGCTTTTAAACCCCTAGAATGTACAGCGAATAGCATCTGATTATCCCGTTGATGGCGGCGTTCGAAGGAAGGGCGCCGGGCAACGATAGGCTTGTTGGTAAGGGTGTGTGCGATGCGTAGGAGCGGGCTGGTCAGCCATGGTTCGCGGACTTGAAGAGCGTGTGGTGAGTTTGCATGTGGAAAAAGTGTAGGATCGGCCGTCGTCAGAGCATGATACTGGTGCTGTCATTGGTGCTGGCGTTTTTGGTATGCTTTGGGTCCTGGCTGATTGTGATGGCGTTGGcgagatgatggatggcCCCCAGTTCATATGGCCTGCAATACCGCAACTCTGTTCGGCCCATCCACCGTTATAAAAAGGTTGTGGATCACGATATCCTTATGAAAGGAAATGGGAGTTGAAGGTGCTTTGTGTTTTGGAAAATCGATACCCCCCGGCTGCGTTGGTTTTATGAATTCTTCGGTAATTGGGAGATATATGCGTCTGACGTTGTGGGCTTCATTTTAGGGGCAAAGCAAGCCCGGCATACATGGTACATCTCGGGACATTTTGCCACCGATTTGAATACAAACTCATTTTTTTTGGAACCCGTTATTGTCCTCATATGTATATTGGACGTGTGTTTCTGCAGTTGGCTGCAGCTTGTCAACGCAGTATTTGTCACTTCAAGGACGGTTGTTAGAGGCAACCACGTTGGGCGGGAGAGCGGGGATACATCTGACAATGTCTTTTGCGACCTTCCAAACAAACAATTTAAATCGAAGTCCACCACGGGTGGTTGGATTCAGGAATGGAATGTTTACGCCATTGTGACTAACCCATCGGGTCCGTCCATATCCTCTTCATCAAAGCAGAGATGTGACCAGGTAATCTATATATCCCAGTTATCAAATTAAGCTGTTTAATAATCCCCAACACATggatatctttttttttttcagctctccgctggctggctggctcaGACTGATTTAGATACAGCACAATAGGGCACACTTTTCTTCTACGCCTGagtcttcatcttcctcctcgccttctccttggccttgcgcTTGGTCCTGTCCCTCGGCTTGAGCCCGCTCATGCCCGCCTTGCAGACGTCGGCGTACCGGGCGTAGAAGGAGTCGAGGTCGTCGGGCTGGACGATGGTGGAGAGCTTGAGTTTTTTGCCCTCGTTGCGGGCCTCTTTTGACTTGGAGTTGGAGGCGCGGATTAGGATtggggcttggaggaggggggcggtggtgagggtttcTTCATGTTCTTGTTCTGATAGGGTTTCTTTTGCTGATTCGTCGTAGGAGTCTGGGGGAGTTTGttaggggggtgatgaggttgggaaggggggagggtaACGAACAGCGTttttgggtgaggaggatggtgccCTTTTGGGATTGTTTTTGGGTTGTGAAGAGGGCTGTGAGGGCGGTGAAGAACTATGGAGTGTCAGTGTGTGGGAGGTGAGAtaaggggggaggaagggggtttaCCTCGTCTTGGGATAGGTGTTTACTcattttgggtggtgggttgggggtgagtGCCCTGGTGAGAGATGGTTGTGTGTTTATGAGACCCGTTCCTCTCAACACGCTCGCGAGTCAAGTGTGCGATGACTGAAAATAGAGATGTTACTTGGGGTTGTAGTGTGAGTGTGGGTGTGTGATAGCCCCGCCAGTACGTTGTCGTTGCCCGTTGATGGAGACTGGCGGGATTGCCCAGGCTGATACTGTGGGGTCCCCAAAAGTTAGCGCAGTGAAGTCAAAAGTGGGCGCGGTTTGATTTAGTGGGCCCCACTTGACATCTTAGGACGGTGCGCTGCGGTTATCGATAAGAAAAAGTTCAAGACTTTGGGGGAGTTTCAGGAATCAACGGAATACAGAGCGCAAAGCCGGTTAGCCCACCCACGATACTCTGAGACACCAATTTTGTTCGATAAAAGATGGCTCCTCGTGGACAGGGCACCATTAAGCGGCCAGCGCTGCCGCCGCATCTTCTCAAGGAACTGGGCGCATCAGATAACCATAAACGACGAGACAATCGCACGACAGTTACGTCGAGAAAGGAGCAGCGCAAGGCGGAGCGACAGGGCAAAAGGACTGGAAGATCAGATGCGATTCGGAATCGCCAAGCGCCCGCGCCTCAGCGAAAtcagccatcatcgtcaaaaTCTCAACCCCCGAAGAAGTCTCCCGCGGCGCCTGCGAAAGCCGAACCGAAATCCGCACTGAAGAATAATAAAAGGCCTGAGCCAGActctgacgaggaggatgaagatgactTTGGGGGTttcgatgatgaagacgatgagCTGTCAGATGGCATCCTAAATGAGGACTCGGACGAGGACATGGGTGATGACGGGGAGcaccacgacgacgaagatTCGCAAGaggacgatgaagatgaagatgaggaggaggacgaggaggacgaagataccccaccaccaacaaatAAGAAGCTCTCCAAGACGCTGAAGGATAAATTcgccgaggatgatgccGAGATTGCAGCTCTGGAAAAGAAACTAGGGatgaagggcaagaagaagctgccaCAGTCATTCATCGATGACGGTCTGGGTGAACTTTTGGGAGAGTTAGATGGAAATCTGGAAGATGGGGGCTCAGACAAGCGGAAGCGCAAGGCCGAGGCAGATGAGTGGCTGGctcagaagaggaggaaggctgaggctgctgccgctgcatCGACGCAGAAAAAGCGAGCACAACCAGACTTTGACGAGAGCGAGGATGGGGATAGCGACGAGGACATGGATGATATGGATGAGGATATGGATGGTTTCGGTTGTGAAGGAGATGGTTtggatggtgaagaagacgaagaaggaagcgatgagggtgaggaggacggATTCGATGACTTTGGATcagaggatgaggatatgGAAGAACCACCTGCAAAAAAAGTCCGCGAAAACCCCTATGTTGCTCCAACAACAGGGCAGACGGCAAAATATGTCCCTCCATCACTACGCAAAGCCACAGGTTCGGAATCAGAGCTGGAGGCCCGAGTTCGTCGGCAGACACAAGGCCTTGTCAACAGGATTACTGAAGCGAACCTTTTGACCATTCTCGGCGAAATTGAGAAGCTTTACAGAGACAACGCTCGACAGCACGTCACATCCGCCCTCGTTGATTTACTCCTTATTCAAGTGTGTGATCCCACAAGCTTGCCAGACACACTCCTTATTCTCTCGGCCGGCTTTGCCTCTGCAGCCTACAAAGTGTTTGGAACGGACTTTGGAGCGCAATTGATCCAGGAGGTGGTAGAGCGCTACGACAAGTACTACGAGGAAGCTCAGGAGGCCGCACTTGGTGGGCCAGATGTACCGAAGCAAACATCAAACCTGATAACATTCGTCTCACAGCTGTACAACTTCCAGCTGATCGGCCCAGGCTTGATATTCGACTACATTCGTACCCTTCTGGATAACCTTTCTGAGCTGAATGCTGAACTACTGCTTCGAATTGTGCGGATGTGTGGTACTACCCTCCGCACGGACGACCCAATGGCTCTCAAAGACATTGTCACGTTGATTCCAGGAGCCGTGGCGAAGCATGGCGAAAAGAACCTGACCGTTAGGACCAAGTTCATGATTGAGACCATCACAGATCTCAAAAATaacaagctcaaggctgGAGCCGGTGCGTCAGCTATTGTTTCGGAGCATACCGCCAAAATGAAGAAGACACTGGGTCAGCTCAAGGCAAGGAAACTGAAGGCAATGGAACCATTACGCATCGGGCTGCAAGATATCCGAGACGCTGACAAGACTGGAAaatggtggttggttggtgccAGCTGGGCAGGCAAATCCAAGGATAAGAAGGATGCCAAAGAAAAGCCAGCCACTGAAGAGCGAGAAGATGACGACAGTGACGACGAAAGCATCGTGCTAGATGACTTTGAAGAAGGTCCCGATCTTTTGGAACTGGCCAGAGAGCAAGGTATGAATACCGAGGTCCGGCGGTCCATCTTTGTCACCATCTTGTCAGCTCTCGACGTCCAAGACGCCTATATCAGGATTCTCAAACTCCGCCTCAACAAGGAACGCCAAAGGGAGATCACGACTGTGATCACCAAATGCGTTGGCGCTGAGAAGCACTACAACCCTTACTACACTCTCATCGCCAGAAAGGTTTGCGAGAACATGCGTGAGGTGAAGTGGTCATTCCAGACTTGCCTCTGGAAGATGTTTGGCAGGATGGGTGAAACTGGCTTtgtggaagaggacgaggagctggaagaggaagagctcgaggaagAGTTCAGCACCCAAAGGTTAATCAACACGGCCAAGATGGTGGGTTCATTGATTGCGAGTGGGCATATGAGCTTGATCGCCATTAGGCGGCTGAATCTCGCCTATCTGCAAAAGAGGACACGAAACTGGATGGAGATCATGCTCAAcacgctgctgctggagtgCCAGACAGGTGAGAAGCCTGGGGAAGAGGTTATCACGAAGGTGTTTGCGGCTGTCAACACTGCCCCTGAATTTGCCATTCAGTTGCAGCACTTTTTGAAGAAGGTCACGAGAAAGACGGATCTGACTGCAAGCAAAAAGGAGACAAAGTTGGTGAGGGGAGGGTGCAAGATGGCAGAGGCGGCACTACAAGCCGTCGTAGCAGCCGAAGAGTTGTTGTAATTTTTGACCTGTTCATGAGGTGTTGAATACCAGGATAGAAAAATCAATAATGCCAAACCAGCGGCCATCGGCCTCGGAAACACATATGTTACCAGTGGTTAACCAGGGTATGAGTGGCTATTCTCGGGGGTATTGAGATGTTTATAAGCCAAGCGAGGAACTCATTGCAACTCTGCTATCAATTCGGTCGATAAAGCTCCGGGGCAAGATGTTGTCATCGAGCATCTCCGTGCCGCTTTCGAATGTCTATGATTAAGCATTCTACGTTCAATTGGGTGACGTTGAGCCAGGTCGCTCCATGTTGATTATGAAACGCTTCGCCTCACGGCCGTCGCTTCTCGACGACAGGATATTTAGACCCGAGCCAGGATGCCGCGAAGAATGTTAGCGGTCATGTGGCTGCACGTCTAACGAGGGTGGCACTTGTTGCGGGATTTGGGCGGGCGGGAACTGGCGGCTTTGTGGAGGATTTGACAACTGACAGGACGCTTCGGGGGGTGGAAACCTAAAAATTAGCGTGCTCCCGGCTGGGCCAAGTCTCGCGAGAACCCTGGGGCCAATCCGATTTCCGGGCTGAGAGGGGGGCCCACAGGCCTCATGGAACCCTGGAGCCCTGGGGGGAGCAGGTGTGACCCGACGGTTGGACGGAGGTGGTGACCGGGGCGGAATAAGCTGGGGACATTTTTTCATGAATGCCGCCGCCAATTCCCAAC is from Podospora pseudopauciseta strain CBS 411.78 chromosome 5 map unlocalized CBS411.78m_5.2, whole genome shotgun sequence and encodes:
- a CDS encoding uncharacterized protein (EggNog:ENOG503P4CN; COG:S), which translates into the protein MSKHLSQDEFFTALTALFTTQKQSQKGTILLTQKRYSYDESAKETLSEQEHEETLTTAPLLQAPILIRASNSKSKEARNEGKKLKLSTIVQPDDLDSFYARYADVCKAGMSGLKPRDRTKRKAKEKARRKMKTQA
- the SGD1 gene encoding suppressor of glycerol defect (COG:T; EggNog:ENOG503NXJN; BUSCO:EOG09261I1G), producing the protein MAPRGQGTIKRPALPPHLLKELGASDNHKRRDNRTTVTSRKEQRKAERQGKRTGRSDAIRNRQAPAPQRNQPSSSKSQPPKKSPAAPAKAEPKSALKNNKRPEPDSDEEDEDDFGGFDDEDDELSDGILNEDSDEDMGDDGEHHDDEDSQEDDEDEDEEEDEEDEDTPPPTNKKLSKTLKDKFAEDDAEIAALEKKLGMKGKKKLPQSFIDDGLGELLGELDGNLEDGGSDKRKRKAEADEWLAQKRRKAEAAAAASTQKKRAQPDFDESEDGDSDEDMDDMDEDMDGFGCEGDGLDGEEDEEGSDEGEEDGFDDFGSEDEDMEEPPAKKVRENPYVAPTTGQTAKYVPPSLRKATGSESELEARVRRQTQGLVNRITEANLLTILGEIEKLYRDNARQHVTSALVDLLLIQVCDPTSLPDTLLILSAGFASAAYKVFGTDFGAQLIQEVVERYDKYYEEAQEAALGGPDVPKQTSNLITFVSQLYNFQLIGPGLIFDYIRTLLDNLSELNAELLLRIVRMCGTTLRTDDPMALKDIVTLIPGAVAKHGEKNLTVRTKFMIETITDLKNNKLKAGAGASAIVSEHTAKMKKTLGQLKARKLKAMEPLRIGLQDIRDADKTGKWWLVGASWAGKSKDKKDAKEKPATEEREDDDSDDESIVLDDFEEGPDLLELAREQGMNTEVRRSIFVTILSALDVQDAYIRILKLRLNKERQREITTVITKCVGAEKHYNPYYTLIARKVCENMREVKWSFQTCLWKMFGRMGETGFVEEDEELEEEELEEEFSTQRLINTAKMVGSLIASGHMSLIAIRRLNLAYLQKRTRNWMEIMLNTLLLECQTGEKPGEEVITKVFAAVNTAPEFAIQLQHFLKKVTRKTDLTASKKETKLVRGGCKMAEAALQAVVAAEELL